Proteins from a genomic interval of Oscillatoria salina IIICB1:
- a CDS encoding NAD(P)H-hydrate dehydratase yields the protein MQQPRPEIESVVVSAAQMQEIEGRIFAAGMPVAALMEKVAVDLAQRIISLFPDDQISRVGILVGPGHNGGDALVVARELHLAGYQVVLCRPIPKAKELTQQHANYAANLGIPCYEDVAALHNCNLIIDGLFGFGQTRDIAGNLAEVIQQVNKWRKLVVSIDLPSGIHTDTGSILGIAIDATYTFCIGLWKRAFFQDRALQYIGQAELIDIGIPTADIWTILSDPPQIQCLTFAKAKEYLPLPRPAVTHKYKQGHLLLICGSERYAGGAILTALGARASGVGMLSIAVPETLKPLLVSHLPEALVIACPETESGAIANLPPIAAEFDSYHAIACGPGLTLAAKPIFQQVLQADNPLILDADGLNILAELDTIPTLAQRSKQTILTPHPGEFKRLFPQISHPNSDRLSAAQQAAQESNSIILLKGSRTAIASPQGAVWVIPDSTPALARGGSGDVLTGLIGGLVAQTTATEKPLAAMATPTLRYVATAAWWHAQAGILAAEERTELGVDAFTLSQYLIPYLSKKLTK from the coding sequence ATGCAGCAACCGAGACCAGAGATAGAATCAGTTGTAGTTTCCGCCGCGCAAATGCAGGAAATTGAAGGGCGAATTTTTGCGGCAGGAATGCCTGTTGCTGCTTTAATGGAAAAAGTGGCAGTGGATCTCGCGCAACGAATTATTTCTCTGTTCCCTGATGACCAAATTTCGCGAGTTGGGATTCTTGTCGGTCCGGGTCATAATGGTGGTGATGCTTTGGTTGTGGCTAGGGAGTTACATTTAGCGGGTTATCAAGTTGTTCTCTGTCGTCCAATTCCCAAAGCGAAGGAACTTACTCAACAACACGCTAATTATGCAGCTAATTTGGGTATTCCCTGTTACGAAGATGTCGCAGCGTTACACAATTGCAATTTAATTATTGATGGTTTGTTTGGTTTTGGGCAAACTAGAGATATTGCAGGAAATCTCGCGGAAGTTATTCAACAAGTTAACAAATGGCGGAAATTAGTTGTTAGTATCGATCTACCTTCGGGTATTCATACTGATACAGGATCTATTTTAGGAATTGCGATTGATGCGACATACACTTTCTGTATTGGTTTATGGAAACGAGCATTTTTCCAAGATCGAGCTTTACAATATATCGGTCAAGCAGAATTAATTGATATTGGCATTCCGACTGCTGATATTTGGACAATTTTATCAGATCCGCCGCAAATACAATGTTTAACTTTTGCCAAGGCTAAAGAATATTTACCTTTACCTCGTCCCGCAGTCACCCACAAATATAAACAAGGTCATTTATTATTAATTTGCGGTTCAGAACGTTATGCGGGTGGTGCTATTTTAACAGCTTTGGGTGCAAGAGCGTCAGGAGTGGGAATGCTCTCGATCGCTGTTCCGGAAACTTTGAAACCATTGCTAGTCAGTCACTTACCAGAAGCTTTAGTAATTGCTTGTCCGGAAACAGAATCTGGAGCTATAGCCAATCTACCACCGATCGCTGCCGAATTTGATAGTTATCACGCGATCGCCTGCGGTCCCGGTTTGACTCTCGCGGCTAAACCCATTTTCCAACAAGTTCTCCAAGCTGACAACCCCCTGATTTTAGACGCAGACGGTTTAAATATTCTCGCCGAATTAGACACAATACCAACCTTAGCCCAAAGATCGAAGCAAACCATCCTTACGCCCCATCCAGGCGAATTTAAACGGCTTTTTCCGCAAATTTCTCATCCCAACAGCGATCGCCTCAGCGCCGCCCAACAAGCCGCGCAAGAAAGTAATTCAATTATTTTACTCAAAGGATCGAGAACCGCGATCGCTTCACCACAAGGCGCTGTCTGGGTAATTCCTGACAGTACACCAGCCTTAGCCCGTGGCGGTAGTGGGGATGTCCTCACAGGTTTAATTGGCGGCTTAGTCGCGCAAACAACAGCCACAGAGAAGCCATTAGCAGCGATGGCTACGCCGACCTTACGGTACGTTGCTACTGCCGCTTGGTGGCACGCCCAAGCAGGTATTTTAGCAGCCGAAGAACGTACCGAATTAGGCGTAGATGCTTTTACCTTATCACAATATTTGATTCCTTATTTGAGTAAAAAATTAACTAAATAA